The Candidatus Falkowbacteria bacterium genomic interval GAACCTAAAAGTGGAACATATGACGTCATTTGACCATCCCACTTAATCAAAAAGAACACTGTTCTTGCGTTATTTATCGCTGAAGATAAAGTCAAAACATCGTCTATACCGTCAAAGCGAACAATCGGCTTAGAATTAATAACACCAGTTTTATATATCGGCCTAACAGTTGAAGAAATAGCCGTTGCTATTCTACTGGCTGGGCCAGAATCACTCCAGGCAGCAACCTGATCTCCATTATTAAGATTAATAGAGTCTGCCTTTAGCCACAGCGACAGATTTCTTGTAGGTACTGAACTAAAAAAGCCCTCATTAGTAGCCATATTAAAACCTGAGCTAAAATTTGAAAAACTACCACCCAAACAAAAGCCAAGGGAATATTTATTAGTAGTAGTACTATAGATATAGCTATAATCATTGCTAGGGCAGTCACCATCATTCCTTGGCGTAGGGTTAGATGGAATAGATCCCATATAAGTAACGCCTGATGGTGAAACTAAGGCACCACCAACTGTCATGGTAGTGGGATAATTACTATTGTCTGCATAATATAATTCTAGGGCTGTAGATATTTGTTTTATATCAGCAACTCTTTTACTATCCCTGGCTTTAGCTCTAGCGCTACCTAGCGCAATGATTGCCATGGTAGATAAAACACCGATTATTGCTATGACAACCAGAAGTTCAATTAAGGTAAATCCTAATTTTATTTTTTTACTTTGTAGCATTGTATAAAGCTATAAC includes:
- a CDS encoding prepilin-type N-terminal cleavage/methylation domain-containing protein, which encodes MLQSKKIKLGFTLIELLVVIAIIGVLSTMAIIALGSARAKARDSKRVADIKQISTALELYYADNSNYPTTMTVGGALVSPSGVTYMGSIPSNPTPRNDGDCPSNDYSYIYSTTTNKYSLGFCLGGSFSNFSSGFNMATNEGFFSSVPTRNLSLWLKADSINLNNGDQVAAWSDSGPASRIATAISSTVRPIYKTGVINSKPIVRFDGIDDVLTLSSAINNARTVFFLIKWDGQMTSYVPLLGSLSYYDFHGTASSVYVFDSLYTSAYIKNGLAWNNGVSIDPLSIAKDRSNFQLIEFQTTSDVRTDNISSDRSIPTRNLNGDVAEIIIYDISLSNSERKQVENYLGNKYNLSIVN